The Faecalibacter sp. LW9 genome has a segment encoding these proteins:
- a CDS encoding M56 family metallopeptidase has translation MTIQETQLSPEIIAYILANPQLLEQESGWNYGELLNLIYGIIGLGLFFRFVFNIISIIYRIKQDEKFETQEITFVLDDKTDQPFSFLHYIFLPQENYDTIHPNLIQHEKAHCIQKHSWDIVFIEIFQIVFWFNPFIYLYKKSIKLNHEFLADEYVLQNDVDVKIYQHQILDCIAAQSQNSVASHFNFILTKKRLLMMTKHTSKRKARILSFASFPFILSAFVLFSQKTFAQEVKQNAKKVENVLDQKVENPIIEFKKIAKDTEIIAADNITIDSTNKRMIFPKEIKDIPKADIKNFTIDYRSETGKVELHSRETKEFKLENLAVQKNNIKIENGDQLKNIDPKEIKSIVVGKDRNFLQVLKKNNDTIKFNVESKFKESNSKILKLDELSTNEILTPTIKAKLKDLDIKNFAGIEMLKRNGTKVIQVEDKILVFDSKDKLISQSLAPSKNETIVIDDNTLKELKNIPPIHNRLSVVIPTKTDFESKNGWSIDVQPHRFSVLTKNSSYPIIHGNSISVKSSYIETEPQTKEQIAKELDQLKSKEKETKKRIKALEKQQKKIK, from the coding sequence ATGACTATACAGGAAACTCAACTTTCTCCAGAAATTATAGCATATATTTTGGCTAATCCTCAACTCTTAGAACAAGAGTCAGGATGGAATTATGGGGAACTTTTGAATTTGATTTATGGAATTATTGGACTAGGATTATTTTTCCGATTTGTATTCAATATTATTTCTATTATATACCGAATTAAACAGGATGAAAAATTTGAAACACAAGAAATCACTTTCGTTTTAGACGATAAAACTGATCAACCATTTAGTTTCTTGCATTATATCTTTCTGCCACAAGAAAATTATGATACAATTCATCCGAACTTAATTCAGCACGAAAAAGCACATTGCATCCAAAAACACAGTTGGGATATCGTATTCATAGAAATCTTTCAGATTGTATTTTGGTTCAATCCTTTTATCTATTTATATAAAAAATCCATCAAATTAAACCACGAATTTTTGGCTGATGAATATGTTTTACAAAATGACGTCGACGTAAAAATATACCAGCATCAAATATTAGATTGTATTGCAGCTCAATCTCAAAATTCAGTTGCGAGTCATTTCAATTTTATTCTAACCAAAAAAAGATTACTTATGATGACCAAACATACATCAAAAAGAAAAGCTCGTATATTATCTTTTGCTAGTTTTCCATTTATATTATCTGCATTTGTTTTATTTAGTCAAAAAACATTTGCACAAGAAGTAAAACAAAATGCTAAAAAAGTAGAAAACGTTTTAGATCAGAAAGTAGAAAATCCGATTATCGAATTTAAAAAAATAGCTAAAGATACTGAAATCATTGCAGCCGATAATATAACGATTGATTCAACGAATAAAAGAATGATTTTTCCAAAAGAAATAAAAGATATCCCTAAAGCAGATATTAAAAATTTTACCATAGATTATAGATCTGAAACTGGAAAAGTCGAATTACATTCTAGAGAAACGAAAGAGTTTAAACTTGAAAATTTAGCGGTACAAAAAAACAATATTAAAATCGAAAATGGAGATCAATTAAAAAACATCGATCCAAAAGAAATTAAATCCATTGTCGTTGGAAAAGACAGAAACTTTTTACAAGTTCTTAAAAAGAATAATGACACCATCAAATTTAATGTTGAATCAAAATTTAAAGAAAGTAATTCTAAAATTTTAAAACTTGATGAACTATCAACAAATGAGATTTTAACGCCTACGATAAAAGCAAAATTAAAAGATTTGGATATTAAAAACTTTGCTGGTATTGAAATGTTAAAACGAAACGGTACCAAAGTAATCCAAGTTGAAGATAAAATTCTTGTATTCGATTCTAAAGATAAATTAATTAGTCAATCGTTAGCTCCTTCAAAAAATGAAACCATTGTTATTGATGATAACACTCTAAAAGAATTAAAAAACATTCCTCCTATTCATAATAGACTTTCCGTTGTCATACCTACAAAAACAGACTTTGAATCAAAAAATGGATGGAGTATCGATGTACAACCTCATCGTTTTTCTGTACTAACTAAAAATAGTTCGTATCCTATTATCCATGGAAATTCAATTTCAGTTAAAAGTTCATACATCGAAACTGAACCACAAACAAAAGAGCAAATCGCAAAAGAACTAGATCAATTAAAATCGAAAGAAAAAGAAACGAAAAAACGCATCAAAGCATTAGAAAAACAACAAAAGAAAATAAAATAA
- a CDS encoding BlaI/MecI/CopY family transcriptional regulator → MNLSKKEEEVMEVIWSKGKAYAKDIIDAAPEPKPAATTIATLLKRMYDKGFIDYEQQGNSRLYFPLVKKDDYFSKEVKGMISNFFNNSVAQFASFFAKSNTMSIEELEKLRDVIDNEIDRKKK, encoded by the coding sequence ATGAATTTATCTAAAAAAGAAGAAGAAGTAATGGAAGTGATTTGGTCGAAAGGAAAAGCCTACGCCAAAGATATTATTGATGCTGCGCCAGAACCAAAGCCTGCTGCAACTACGATTGCGACGTTATTGAAACGTATGTATGATAAAGGATTTATCGATTACGAACAACAAGGAAATTCGCGTTTGTATTTTCCTTTGGTAAAGAAAGATGATTATTTCTCAAAAGAAGTGAAAGGAATGATTTCTAATTTCTTTAATAATTCAGTTGCTCAATTTGCTTCATTTTTTGCAAAATCGAACACGATGAGTATCGAAGAATTAGAGAAATTAAGAGATGTTATCGACAACGAAATCGACCGGAAAAAGAAATAG
- a CDS encoding 3-deoxy-D-manno-octulosonic acid transferase, which yields MQGIYNTSIKAYGLALKLASGFNEKAKLWVEGRKNWEEQITSKIQPKDRVLWVHCSSLGEFEQGRPVIEALKVKYPNHKIAVSFFSPSGYEIRKNYPGADVIFYLPLDTKANAEKLIQVLHPELLVLVKYEYWFNLIIALHQKNIPTIVVSAIFRESQNFFKKNGNNWFAQKLNLISHFFIQNQKSKTLLDSIGIQQSTLAGDTRFDRVKQIVHQNNQLDFMDQFKGNSKLIVVGSSWPKDEELFLPLIHQRLSEGWKILFAPHNLHDKEIEAFTSKLNVPFVQFSDLEKTSVAQLAQAKVFILNTIGILSKVYAYADMTYIGGGFGAGIHNTLEAVTYGNPVVFGPKYKKFQEAVDLIEVGGGFSISNQHEFDAIIDRLITDDSFRTSAGQKAGDFVQQSPNATAMIMEYVDELIG from the coding sequence GTGCAAGGAATATATAACACATCGATTAAGGCGTACGGATTGGCGCTGAAATTGGCTTCAGGATTTAATGAAAAAGCAAAACTTTGGGTAGAAGGGCGTAAAAATTGGGAGGAACAAATCACCTCTAAAATACAACCGAAGGATCGAGTTTTGTGGGTGCATTGTTCATCTCTGGGTGAGTTTGAACAAGGTCGTCCTGTCATTGAAGCTTTAAAAGTAAAATATCCAAATCATAAGATTGCGGTCTCTTTCTTTTCGCCTTCTGGATACGAGATTCGTAAAAATTATCCAGGCGCTGATGTGATCTTTTATTTACCACTCGATACAAAAGCTAATGCTGAAAAATTAATCCAAGTTTTACATCCCGAATTGTTGGTTTTGGTAAAATATGAATATTGGTTTAATCTGATTATTGCATTACACCAAAAAAATATTCCAACGATAGTGGTTTCTGCAATTTTTAGAGAAAGTCAAAACTTCTTTAAGAAGAATGGTAACAATTGGTTTGCCCAAAAATTAAATTTGATTTCACATTTCTTTATTCAAAATCAAAAGAGTAAAACCTTATTGGACTCGATTGGCATTCAACAATCGACTTTAGCGGGAGATACCCGATTTGATCGTGTAAAACAAATTGTGCATCAAAACAATCAATTGGATTTTATGGATCAATTTAAAGGGAATTCTAAATTAATTGTAGTGGGAAGTTCGTGGCCTAAAGATGAGGAACTCTTTCTCCCTTTGATTCATCAACGTTTATCCGAAGGTTGGAAAATCCTTTTTGCTCCACATAATTTACACGACAAAGAAATTGAAGCCTTTACATCCAAATTAAATGTTCCCTTCGTTCAATTCTCGGATTTGGAAAAAACTTCTGTTGCACAACTTGCTCAAGCAAAAGTATTCATCTTAAATACGATTGGTATTCTGTCTAAGGTCTATGCGTATGCAGATATGACGTATATCGGCGGTGGATTTGGCGCTGGTATTCACAATACGTTAGAAGCCGTGACCTATGGAAATCCTGTGGTTTTTGGACCGAAATACAAAAAATTCCAAGAAGCTGTAGATCTAATTGAAGTTGGTGGCGGATTTTCGATTTCAAATCAACACGAATTTGATGCGATTATTGATCGATTAATTACCGATGATTCGTTTAGAACGTCAGCTGGTCAAAAAGCGGGGGATTTTGTACAGCAATCGCCCAATGCTACAGCGATGATAATGGAATATGTGGATGAGTTAATTGGTTAA
- a CDS encoding DegT/DnrJ/EryC1/StrS family aminotransferase, with protein MKKIQMVDLQSQYQKIKSEVDASILNVIESAAFINGPEVKQFQADLEQYLNVKHVIPCGNGTDALQIALMALGLEPGDEVITADFTFAATVEVIDLLKLKSVLVDVNLDTFTIDTEKLKAAITPKTKAIIPVHLFGQCANMDEVMAIAKEHNLFVIEDTAQAIGAEYKGKKAGTIGDMGCTSFFPSKNLGCYGDGGAIFTNNDELAHRLRGIVNHGMYKRYYHDEIGVNSRLDSIQAAVLRNKLPHLNSYNEARLAAATYYNNAFADIEELITPVVSKDSTHVFHQYTLRVLNGKRNELQAFLTEKEIPAMIYYPVPLRKQKAYDNGHYNDADFPNTDTLVDEVMSLPMHTELSEEQLIYITTAVKEFFGK; from the coding sequence ATGAAAAAAATTCAAATGGTTGACTTACAAAGTCAATATCAAAAAATAAAATCAGAAGTTGATGCTTCGATCTTAAACGTAATCGAATCGGCTGCATTTATCAATGGGCCTGAGGTAAAACAATTTCAAGCAGATTTAGAGCAATATTTAAATGTAAAACACGTCATTCCTTGTGGAAACGGAACAGATGCTTTACAAATCGCTTTAATGGCATTAGGTTTAGAACCAGGTGATGAGGTCATCACAGCTGACTTTACGTTTGCTGCCACTGTGGAGGTTATCGATTTATTAAAATTAAAATCAGTTTTGGTTGATGTAAATTTAGATACATTTACAATCGATACAGAAAAATTAAAAGCTGCTATTACGCCTAAAACAAAAGCAATTATTCCTGTTCATTTATTTGGTCAATGTGCTAATATGGACGAGGTAATGGCAATTGCAAAAGAACATAACTTATTTGTAATAGAGGATACTGCACAAGCGATTGGAGCAGAATATAAAGGTAAGAAAGCTGGAACAATTGGTGATATGGGATGTACGTCTTTCTTCCCTTCTAAAAACTTGGGTTGTTATGGTGATGGAGGAGCAATTTTTACTAATAATGATGAATTAGCTCACCGTTTACGTGGAATTGTAAATCACGGAATGTACAAACGTTATTACCATGATGAAATTGGTGTAAACTCTCGTTTAGATTCTATCCAAGCAGCTGTTTTACGTAATAAATTACCTCATTTAAATTCATATAATGAAGCTCGTTTAGCGGCAGCTACTTATTATAATAACGCTTTTGCTGATATTGAAGAATTAATCACTCCAGTGGTTTCTAAAGATTCAACTCATGTTTTCCACCAATATACATTACGTGTATTAAATGGAAAAAGAAACGAATTACAAGCCTTCTTAACAGAGAAAGAAATTCCAGCAATGATCTATTATCCAGTGCCATTACGCAAACAAAAAGCGTACGACAACGGTCACTACAATGATGCGGATTTCCCAAATACAGATACGTTAGTCGATGAGGTAATGTCTTTACCAATGCACACTGAATTATCAGAAGAGCAATTGATTTACATTACAACTGCGGTTAAAGAATTTTTCGGAAAATAA